A region of the Rhodothermus bifroesti genome:
GCACATGCGTTGAGTCCTTGGCCAACACCATGCGCGTCTGATTGACTGCTTCCATCGGATTGTTGGGATCATAGAGATAGGCAATAGCCATATCGGCCCGCACGTCCAGGTTATCTGGCTCTTTTTCGAGAACACGCTGGTAAGCCGCAATCACGCGCTGGGCCAGTGCAGCTTTGGCCGGACCATCGACCATTTCCATCCAGTCGTAGAACAAATTACCCGCTCGTCGCCAAGCTTCTGGGGTGTCAAACGCTTGCGCCAATTCTTCTTGCACCAGAGCCGCTCGGTCTGGACGACCGATGCCAATGAGTAAGTTCACCAGGGCCTGTTGCTTGGCCAAGCGCTCTTTGCCTTTTAAGCGTGCTATTTCTGCCTCTAGCGCAGCTACCTGATCAGCGACCACGGACGGAATTGGCCCAGGTTCTGGCAAAGGCAAAAGCGCCCGAGCGGCCTGAGCCTTATCTACCGGAGGCAATCCACCTCGCCCCCCGCTGGCCAGCGTGATCAAATACAACGCAACAACCAGCAGCAGTCCCCCACCCACAATGAACAAAATCTGCAACGCCTGCAATCCACCGCTTGAAGCTGCCACTCGCGCTGAAGACTGCCGTAGGGGCCGCTCCTGAGGCGCTAGCGGCCGCGCTTTAGACAGCATTGCCCCACATCGGGTGCAATAACGGGCCTCCGCTGCATTAGCCTGACCACACGCCAAACAAACCCTTACCTCACTCCGCACCGGCGTGCCGCAAAGATCACACACCTGTACCCCAGGCCGCAGCCGCGCCCCACAGCTTTCACAAACCGCAGACGTTTCCTCCATAACAGCAAAATCCTCCTTCTAAGCTTGCTATGCTGAACGCACCGATTCCCCAGGAGTTCATGCTGCAAAATCCTGACGCCAACGCTATCTTTGGAGCACTTCTTACTTTTTTGCGCCCACTGACGCAAATTCGCTAACCGATGCTGCACGTACGCTTTACCGGGACCATCGCGTTCGGACTACTTCTGGCGCTTCCATTGCGCAGCCAAACCTCCCCCCTTTGGCAACAGCAGGTACACTACCACATCGATGTCCACCTCGACACCAAGCGCCACCAGCTTCGCGGCACAAGCCGCATTACCTATTTCAACCTGTCTCCAGATACCCTGCAGCACGTTTTTTTCCATCTTTACTTCAATGCCTTCCAGCCTCAGTCGATGATGGCCGAGCGCAACCGGCATTTGCCCGATCCAGACCGGCGCGTCGTGCCTAAAATCTGGCAGCTAACCCCTGAAACGCAGGGCTTCTATCACGTAACCCAGCTCAGCCAAGAAAATCAACCCTTACAGTTTTGGATTACCGACACCGTATTGAAAGCCCGCCTAGCCCGTCCTCTAGCCCCAGGCGACTCGACGGTCTTCGAAATGCACTTTCTTGCACAAGTTCCGCTCCAAACGCGACGCAGTGGGCGGGACAACACTGAAGGCATCGCTTACTCTATGAGCCAGTGGTATCCCAAGCTTGCTGCCTACGACAGTCGCGGATGGCACCCGGATCCGTATATCGGTCGGGAATTTTACGGCCCCTTTGGCACCTTCGACGTGCGCATTACGCTTCCGGCCTGCTACACGGTTGGAGCAACCGGCGTGCTGGTCAACGCCCATGAAATTGGCCGCGGCTACGACGCCATCTCAACCCAAGCGTGGACGCGCTTTGATCCACGCGAAACTGGCCTAAAATGCACCCCTGGGGACTCGCTCACTTGGCACTTTACAGCCGAAAATGTGCATGACTTCGCCTGGGCAGCCGACCCTGACTACATCCATGAAGCCTGGCACGACGATAGCCTAAACGTCACCTACCATTTGCTTTTTCAGCCCGACGTGGCCGAACGCTGGCGCCCAATGCGCCAATGGGTCCCTTGGCTCATGCGCTACTACAGTCGCCGCATCGGCCCCTATCCTTACCCGCAATTTACCGTGGCCCAAGCTGGCGATGGCGGCATGGAATACCCCATGATCAATTTCATCACAGGCCGCCGCAGCCCTTTTTCCCTCCTTAGCGTCACCGCTCACGAAGCTGCACACGAATGGTTTTACGGCGTTCTGGCCTCCAACGAAAACGCCTATGCCTGGATGGACGAAGGCTTTACAAGCTTTATCACTACCCAAGCCATTGCCCACTTTGTAGGCCAAGAACCCAACCACCAGGAAGCTGCACTCAACGTAGTACGCTTGCAACAACTGGGAGTGTACGAACGCCTAAATACCCCTGCTGACTGGTTTGCTACAAACGTGGCCTATGGCATCGCAGCTTACGCAGGAGGCGAAATGCTCCTAGACCTGCTGGGCTACGTCATCTCGGATTCACTGCGCGATGCTTTTCTACAAGCCTACTATCAGGCCTATCGCTTCCGCCATCCCAATCCCTACGATGTCGAAAAGGTGGCAGAGCAACTTAGCGGCCTGCGCTTGGATTGGTTCTTTGAACAACTGCTCAACCGCACCTACACCTGCGACGATGCCATTACAGCCTTGCGCCAAACCGCAACTCCCGAGGGCTGGCGCGTCGCGCTACACCTCAGGCGCCGCGGAACCTTGTTGCTGCCTGTCGATCTGCGACTAACCCTGGCTGATGGACAAACGCAATGGGTGCACGTCCCGCTAGACCTTATGCAGGGCGCTAAGCCAGTACCCAAAGACTGGATCGTAGCCCAACCCTGGCTTTGGACTTTCCCGCACTACACACTCGTACTGACGCTTCCGGCACGGGTCGTGCGCGCTGAGCTGGATCCGCTGATGCGCACGCCAGATCACAACCGCTTGAACAACACTTGGCCGCTTCCACTTCGGTTTTCCTTCTTGCAGCCGCTCTCCTTCGACTGGTCGGCCTACCGGGCTTCTTGGCGCCCCCTGATCTCGTACGCCCATGATTTTGGACCAGGCTTGGGCCTGCAGCTTCGCGGCCGTTATTTCTTTGATCGCCACGAAAGCCTATTCACCTTAAAGCTGTGGCCTACCGTGCTGCTCAGTAATGGGCAGCGGCCAAGTCGCCCCTGGGTGCAGGATCGTAAAGCCTGGTGGAGCGGACTCGACTATACGTTCCGCTACAGTGATCGGCTAACGCCTCAGGCGCGCTGGCACCTACAACTCGAAAAGCAGCTCGGCCTTCTAGAAAACCAGCTGGCGATCACCTATACCTTAGGTCGATGGGCTGCCTTAGGGCGCGACTACGGCCAGCTGACCTTGCGTTTAACACATCAGTATAGCCCCTTAACCCGTGCTTTCTCCTTCGAAGGCGCGCCCGTATGGACTCCGGGCATGCACTTAATATGGACCCACCTCGGCTACACGTTTAGCCGCCCCGAAGGCTGGCTGCACGCACTGATCGAAACGGGCGAGGGCTCCAATGGCAGCGGTGGAACCCTAGGTGTCGTAGACCTTGGATGGCGTCCTATACGCAAGCGCCTACAGTTCACCCTGCACGGGCAGCTCGGCTGGGGCGATGGGCAATTGCCCCCAAGCCGGCTGTTTCGACTAGGCAGTGCGCCCGTTGAAGTGGCCTGGCGCCACGCCGGCTTTCGGAACATAGCCGCAGCGTTTGCCAACGCCCGAAAATCGATCCATTTGGTTCCTCTGGAAGCACCAGGACCCGTGGCCTACTGGCATTCCACAACGCGCGACCCGTTACGCATCAGTGGCAACGTGCTCCTGGCCGGCAACGTGATCCTTGGCTGGGCACCTTTTTTACAGGGCATTGGGCGGCCGCTGCGACTCGAAGGGTTTGGAAGCATCGGCCAAACATGGTTTACCGAACCCACGCTTGCCAGCCGGTATCCGTTCGCCTGGAATCGGTTTTTGGCTGATGCTGGCATCGGTGTGCATTACGCCTTTAGCGAACTGCCAGCCCTTAGTCGCTGGCGCGATCAGTCCGAAGTGCTGCGCGACGTGCAACTGCAGCTTCGCTTTCCACTGTGGGTCAGCCATCCGAAGCTCTTGGGGGAGCATCGTCCCCTTAGATGGCGCTGGATGCTTGGGATCAGCGTTTCACGCTAAACAGCCTCAGATCTGAAAGGCAACAGTGGCCATCATCTCCTCCACGGTAGTTTCGCCCAAAAGCACCACTTCACGGGCAGCCTCTTGGAGGGTCTGCATACCTTCCCTAATGGCCTGCGCGCGCAGCGCGTCTTCGTCGATCACCCCCTGGGCCTCGACAATCATGTGGCGAATCGTCCGGGAAAACCAGAGCGTCTCCGTAATGGCCCGACGGCCTTTGTAGCCTACGCCTTTACACACGGGGCAACGCGCGTTCTGCGCCGCCTTGTAAAACGTCGTGTGCGCGATCTCTTCTTCAGTAAAGCCCAATCGCATCAGCAACACAGGGTCTGGGTCTGGATCAGGCACCCGGCATTTAGGACAGACTTTTCGGATCAGGCGCTGGGCTACCACCAGATTGATCGCATAGGCAATCAAAAACGGCTCAATCCCCATCTTGTAAAGCCGGCTCACCGCACTGGGCGCATCGTTGGTGTGCAACGTCGAAAACGTCAAATGCCCTGTGTTGGCCAGCTTGATGGCCAGCTCCGCCGTCTGCCGGTCGCGCATCTCACCCACCATCACAATGTCTGGGTCGTGCCGCAATATTGCCCGCAGGGCATCCTCAAGCCCCAGCTTGTGGTTGAGCTTGATCTGCCGCACCCCAGGAATGATGTACTCCACCGGATCTTCTACCGTAAGAACGTTTTTACGCGGGCTGACGACCTGGTGGAGGGCGGCGTAGAGCGTGGTGCTCTTGCCGCTACCGGTGGGCCCCGTGACGATCACCATACCGTAAGGCTGACGGATAGCCCATTCAAACCGCTCCAGTGCACGTTCCGATAGCCCAAGCAGGCGCAGGTCTTTGATGACCTTGCGGTCGTCAAGCACGCGAATGACAATCGACTCAGCGCGTATGTCGTAGCTAGCCGTTGCGATAGGCAATACCGAGACCCGGAAGCGAATCAGGTGGTCGTCAATTCGGCGCTGGATAAAGCCATCCTGCGCCTTATCCCGCTCGAAGCGATCTACCCCACCCGACTGGTCTTTGACAACAGCCAGAAACGCTTCGGGATGCACTTTGTCTTCGACGTGCCAGCAATTCAGCTCACCGTCGATGCGAAAGTGGATTTCAACCTTGCGTTCGTGGTTGGGGAAGATGTGGATGTCGGAGGCGCCTTGGCGGACAGCTTCCACCAGCGTGGCCTCGAAGAGGTTGATCAGCTTGGAGCGGTTGATCTCGGCCTCGAGGGCCTCTTCGTCGATCAGCTCGGTTTCGGTGTCGTAGCTGGTGCCTAGGTCAAAGGCAGCTTCTTCACGCACGCGCTCCAGGTATTCGTTGCTGCGCACAAAGGCTTCTTGAAAAAGCTGCTCGATAACGCTGCAAGGCGCATAGCACAGCTCAAAACGGTGCAGCCCCAGTTGCCCTAAGCGTCGGTGCAAATCAGAGCGCGTTGGGTCGTGCGTGGCCAAAATCCAGCGTGGATATTCCAGCTTGGGATCTACATCTTGACCGATAGGCAACACCCGTTCGCGTGCCAACCATTCCCATTGTTCTTGAGAGAAACGCGACTTTATGCTTTTCAAGAACTCGAGCACTTCCCCACGCTGCACCCGGGCCATGCGAAAGCCGTACACCTCTGCAGCCGTAGCATAAACAACCTCAGGGTTGACGCCCTCAAGCTCAGCGAGCACGCGCCATAAGGGCTTAGGTTGACTGTCCTTGGATTTGCGCCAGCGCTCCCATGCCTCGCGGACCTGCTCTTCGCGGACCAGCTCCTGAAACAGGAGCATAATCACCACAGGATCTGAAAGGTTCAGGATCGAAAACGTTTCTGCTTCCGACGCGTTGTCGGCAGCAACCGCTGTTATCGAAGGGGCCACAAAGGGGAGCTTAAAAGAAGGGGATTGCGGCTCGGGCATATGCACTCAACTCTACTGGCTGTAGCCTTCCTAGAAGGAATCGGCTTTTTCGCGTTTTTCTAAACTCCTTACTGCTCACCTAACGCGAAGAAGAGGCGGAGCGTTGAGGAGCATTTTACTCGGCATAAATCATTTTACGTGTCATGCCACCGTCGACGATGAAGGTTTGTCCGGTGATGAATCCGGCCTCATCAGAAAGTAAAAACGCCACCAGCGCTGCCACGTCTTCCGGTTTTCCCACCCTACCTACAGGGTGCTGCGCATGATCGATGGGACGCAGCGGATCGCTTTGACGACGGCTTCGCTTCTGCCAAGCGCGCACATCGATCCAGCCGGGGGCCACGGCATTAACGCGCACTTCTGGTCCTAAGCTGATGGCCATGGCGTGCGTTAGGGCCACTACGCCTCCTTTGGAGGCAGCATAAGCTTCCGTATGCGGCTCTGACTGAAATGCCCGTGTGGAAGCGATATTGACAATAGCGCCCTTGGTACGCCGCAAATGGGGCACAGCAGCCCGCGCGCATAAAAAACACCCCGTCAGGTTCACATCAAGTATGCGCTGCCATGCTGCAAGCGGCAGTGTTTCAAGGGGACTTTGGTAAGGGTGCGCAATTCCCGCATTGTTGACCAGGGCATCCAACCGACCAAAAGCAGCTACAACTTCGGCCACTGTTTGATTGACCTCTGTTTCTTGACTTACGTCTCCGGTAAAGACGCGGATTTTTCCTGTAGTACCGAGTGCTTCCTGGAGCTCGGCATTGGCTTCGACATCCAGATCCAGGCTAGCTACATACCAGCCGTCATGCAACAGGCGCTCGACAATAGCCCTTCCAATACCTTGGGCCCCACCCGTAACCAGAGCTACGCGTTTTGCTTCAGTCATAGGTTCACGTGTTTTTGGTTTATGGAAAGCATGCGGCAGGTTACCTTATGGAAGCGGGTAAACGACAAGGAATCTGTCGATGGAAGCAGCGCTTGTATGGAACGAGTCGTTTCGGGTACGTTCGTTTGAAGTAGCACCTGACGGTCGTCTTACGCTGCCTTTTTTGTTTGGCTATTTGCAAGAGGCTGCCAGTAACCACGCCAAGGCCTTAGGGGTTGCATTCATTGAAATCGAAGGGCGTGCAGTTTTTTGGATGCTCCACCACATAGACGTTCGCATCTACCAGCGTCCTGCCTGGGCCGAGACAGTTACCGTAGCGAGCTGGCCTTGTGGGCATCAAGGGCTAAAAGCTTTTCGGGCTTTTGCGCTGCGCGATGCAGAGCAGCATCTGTTAAGCGAAGCCATTTCTGCGTGGCTACTGGTCGACCCCAAGCGCCGTCGGCCTGTACGCTTGCCCGAAGCCGTACTTCAGCTGCGTCCTACAGGCTTACCCTCTGATGCGGCCACAACCGTCTTGCCCGACATGCCGCCTACACCTCCTTGGGAAGCAACCTTCGGCGTAAGCTATAGCGACTTGGACCTCAACGCACACGCCAACAACACCCGGTACGTGGCCTGGTTGCTCAATGCCCTACCTACAGCTTACCCGGAACAAGCGCTGCGCCGGATCCAACTTACATTCCGAAGCGAAGCCTACTTGGGGGATCAGGTCATGGTCCAAAGCTGGCCTCTGAGCGATGGCTCTCTTCGCCACAGCTTTCGGCGACTCAACGACGGACGCCTTCTGGCCGAAGGCCGTACCGAATGGTCACGCTTAGATCAGTGAGCGGGACTGCCCGCCATCTACGTTTAGGCAGGCTCCCGTAATCAGACTGGCTCGTTCCGAAACGAGAAACGTCACTACGTCGGCCACTTCTTCGACCGTGCCAAAGCGTCCCATGGGTAGGTGTTGTGCAATAAAATGCCGCATACCCTCTGGATCCTCCTGCATGCGACGGTCCCAGCTTCCCCCTGGGAAGCGAATGGAGCCTGGCGCTACGGTATTGACCCGTATGTTATAGGGTGCTAGCTCCAGCGCTAGAATTTTGGCTGCGCTGATTAAAGCCGACTTTGTAGCATTATAGATAGAAAGCCCCGCTCCCCCAGCCTCGCGCCCAAAAATAGAAGCAATAAAAACTATGGCCCCACCCCCTTGTCGTTTCATTACGGGAATGACCGCTCGGGCGCACCTCAGGTGTGCCCGCAGGTTCAGTTCGATCAAATCTGACCAGTCCGTTTCGGTGGTCTCTTCAAACAACCCACGCCGGTTACCCCCGGCATTGCCAACCAGAATATCCACGCGACCAAAGCGCGCCAGCGCAGCAGCTACCAGTTGGTCTCCAGCCTCGGGGTGGGTGACGTCCAAAACCAGTGCTTCGACCTCAGCACCCTGATCTTGCAAAGCTTGCGTTGTAGCTTGCAAAGCCTCGGCCCCACGCGCACACAATACCAATCGGCATCCCTCAGCCGCCAGGCTACGTGCAATTCCTTGACCGATTCCACGGCTGGCTCCAGTCACAATCGCCACTTTCCCTTGAAGTTTAAGATCCATTCCAACACCACATTTTTTATTTTCCCAACTGAAGAAAAAAATCTAACCCCTGAGGATCAATGGCTGAGGCAACAAACCTTTCCTTTGAAGCAGCATTAGAACGCCTGGAAGAAATCGTCCGCCTCCTCGAAAATGGTCAACTAGCGCTGGAGGACTCTATTTCGGCCTATGAAGAAGGCATGCGCTTAGCACGTTATTGTTTGACCCAACTTCGAGCAGCCGAGCTCCGTATTCAGGAGCTTTCCGTCGATGGCAAAGACGTTCTAGAATAATTTATCTGAGGTCATGATGTGGTTTTCAGAACTACCCGACGAAGCCCGCTTGTGGATTTACGCTGCTCACCGCACGCTCTCTCAAGCAGAATCGCAGATGCTTTTAGCACAACTCGGGCCTTTTTTGAAGGCCTGGCAAGCACATGGGCTGCCCGTACGTGGTCAAGCCGACGTTTTGCACCAGCGCTTTTTACTGCTGGCAGGCCACGTAGCAGAAGGGGAAATCTCTGGCTGCAGTATCGACGCCTCAGCGCGCGCGGTTCATGCCGCAGGAGAAGCCTTGGGGATTCAGTGGCTTTCGCCACTTTGGGTCTTTTACCGTGACCCTTCTGGGCAAGTTGTGCACACCTCTCGAGGCCAGTTCCGCCAGCGCATTGCTGCAGGAAAGGTAACCCCGGAAACGCCTGTCTTTGATTTATCCCTGACCACCTTAGGCGCTCTTCGGCAACATGGCTTTGAAAAGCCTGCAGCGCAAAGCTGGGTTGCCCGATGGTTTACCTTGAAGCCCCCGGCCTAACATTGACGCTCGCGCCAAGCGCGGCATACCCTTTGTTGCTAAAGGGTTACCCTTTGAGCTCTGGATAACGGAAACCCCGGAAGCGCATGCATCGTCGGAAGTCTTCACAGAGGTACGAACCAACAGCATCAAGCACAATGCGGCCTGTTATTCTGCTGGGAATTTTACTGATAGGAAGCATAACACTGCCCTTGCAAGCGCAGGACTACATTAGCCAGACCGCTTTGGAGGACATTCTGAATAACCAAAACGATGATCTTGATGCTATCCCCGAGGTACACTATCGGTACTATGTCCTGCATCACAGTTCAGGGAATAACGTCCTGGCGCGCAATACGCTTTACAAAGAGCTTGGTGATGGGGACTTAGAACTAGGGCAAAAGCGTGCTCGTCTGGTTGAGCTGCTCAATCGCGTGCTGATTCGCAACCTCAATATTGGCGATACACTGGTCATCCCTAGCCGATTCGATCTGGATTTCCGGGCCTACTCACCTTTTCCGCGGTACTATCCAGGGGGACGAGATTTTGATAAGCTGTTCATTATGGACAAAACCGTACAGGCCTTTGCGGCTTACGAATACGGAAAACTGGTGCGCTGGGGCGTTATCAACACGGGGTCTCCAGAAAACCCTACGCCTAACGGCCGCTTCAACTTCAACTGGAAGGAAGAGTACCGCATCTCTTCGCTAAGCCCACCAGGCGAGCCGTGGGAGATGTACTGGGTCTTCAACTTTCATGATGCACGGGGCATTCACGTCCATCAATATCCAATGCCCACCGGTGGACCTACCAGTCGTGGATGTGTGCGCTTAATTGATGCAGATGCCAAGTGGGTATTTTTCTGGGCAGATCCCTGGAAGACAACGGCTGGAGGCACTGGTGTGGGTTCACGGAATGGCCGAATCCTCAAGCAGGGAACTACCGTGCTGGTCATTGGAGAAGATCCTGTAGGCAGACCTCGGCCTTTCCTCTTTAAGAAGCAATACCCGGTGTTAAAGCTTGTGGAGTTGCCTGCGCATCCTTACGACGTACCTCCAGGAACGCCCCAGCAGGAATACTTTGACCGTCTTCGGGCAGCTGCAGCGCAGGTTTCTCCTAGCTCATCGCGGCGTTAAGAAGCTGCGCGTTTGAGACGAAGGCGGGGCAGTGCTGGGCCTGGTTGCCTAATCAGCGCACTGGAAGAAACAGCCGTTCCCACCGCGGCCGGTGCTGCTCCGCGTCCCAGGAAAAGTAGACCAGCAGCGCTTTGCCTACCACATGATCGGCGGGCACCAAGCCCCAAGCTCGGCTGTCGAGGGAGTTATCGCGGTTGTCACCAAGCACAAAGTAATAGTCCTGTTGGATAATGCAAAAGCGCCCCGGCTGGCCATCGATCATAAACAGCCCATTGGGGAGTGGATAGACCTGATGGTTTTCAAAGCGCGTTAGCAGTTCGCGATAAAACGGCCAGGTGCGTGGAGAAAGCCAGAGCGTGTCGCCGCGGCCAGGAATGTAGTAAGGGCCAAAGTCTTCTTGTTGCCGGGCCAGCTGGGCAGCTTCTCCGCTGAGCAGGGCAGCCGTTGTATAGGGCCGGAGCATTTCCACTTCAGGGCGCTGGGCAATAGTCCGCGCTGCAGCCATTGTGGCATCAAAGAAAAAGAGCCCGGCATGAAAAGCCGAGCGTGAAATGTTGCGTGCGCCAGCCGCTTCAAGCGAATCTAGGGATAGCTCAGTGCCTGTCCGCAGCTGCAACAGCCAACGCTGCTGGGCCTGTTCTGGTGCAGCTATAGGTATGCGGTTAACATACACAATTTTATCATGAATCCAGAGCGTGTCGCCCGGAAGCCCCACCACGCGTTTGATATAATGGGTTTTGCGATCGACCGGACCGGTTTCAACGGGGTAGTTGAACACGATCACGTCGCCCCGTTGGATGTGCGTAAAGCCAGGCAAGCGGAAATAGGGTAGCCTGATACCGGGGATATACCATGCGCTAAAGGGCAGCCCTAGCGACAGGGGCAACCGTGCGCCATAGTGCAGCTTAGAAACCAGCACAAAATCTCCGGCCTGCAGCGTCTGTTCCATGGAAGCCGAGGGAATCCGATAGGCTTCCAAGGCCAAAAGGCGAATCAGTAAGGCTAGTCCTGTGGCCAGCAGTAATGCAACCAGCCAGTCACGCCCTCGTCTACGCCAGCGCGCACCCTCAGCCACTGTCTCTCTCTCCCGAGCAACAAAGACCTCCTGCGCCATCAGCACCACGACTTAATGAATGCGCGTAAACAACCGTTCAAAGCGCGGCAAATGGTGTTCGCCATCCCAAGAAAAATATACAAACAAGGCTTTCCCCACGATATGATCCATTGGGACGAATCCCCAGAAACGACTGTCTTCAGAGTTATCCCGGTTATCACCCATAACAAAGTAGTAATCCTGCGTAAACGTGTAGGTGGTCGCTGGCTGTCCGTCAATCAGAAAGGTTCCGTCCGGCTCCCTGCCTGTAGTATGTCCTTCGTAGCGTCGGATAACGGGTTCGACGATCGGCCAGTTGGCTTCTGTAAGGGCAATCGTTTGTCCGCGTGCTGGAATAATAATGGGACCGTATTGATCGGGAGAGTATCCTTTCCCTGGTGGATACATAAGTTCACTATACTGAGGGCCACTAGGCAGCACAAAAGGCTCAATGCGTTCCACGTAAGGCCAACTAGCCATGGCTGCAGCTGCGGCCGAGGTGGCCACCAGAAGCACTTGGCGCGGATCTGGTGTAGGTTGTATTTCTTCAATGCCAAGCTCTCGCAACCGCACTTCCGGCAATACCACACGCGGGTCGGTCTTGATGACGCGCCATAGCTGCTGCATGGTTGGCCTAAGGGGCTGGGGTTCGCCGTTGACGTATACCATCTTGTTTTGAATCCAAAGCGTGTCGCCTGGCAATCCGATCACCCGCTTGATATAGTGCGTTTTCCGATCGATCGGCAAATCTTCAGGGGGGTAATTAAAGACGACCACATCTCCCCGTTGAATGGAGGTAAAACCTGGCAGCCGCGTATGCGGCAGCGTAAGTCCCTTGACGTAGATTTTGGTAAACGGAATGCCCAAAGAGATGGGCGTGCGCACGCCGTAGTGCAGCTTAGAAACAAACAGATAGTCGCCCACCAGCAGGGTTTTTTCCATAGAAGGTGTGGGAATGCGGAAAAGGTCGAAAAAGAACGTGCGCACCACGAGCATAACCACCAGCGTGAAGCCCAACGCTTCCAGCCATTCCCGCAATTTGCTTTTGGGTGGGCGCGACTGGCCGTCAGTGCTGGGCCCTAACGGAACATCCGAGCGACGCTGCTGCCTCTTGGCGCGCCGCGTTGCCGATTCAGGTTGCGTCGAGGCCAAGGTTAGGTTCCTCATGTTTGTCTAGGAAACGACGAAGAAACGCCGCTCGTAGGCTTCGGTTCACTCTGTGGAAATCACAGGAGGTCTTCCCTGAAGGCTTCGCGGCGCACGCATAGGACGTAGCCAGAAGTCCCGTCCGTCAAAGCCGGTTACATACCAGGTGTCTGTTTCTTTTTGGAAGTAGTAGTCCGCAAAAGCTGCGCGGCGCGGATCTGTGATCAGTCGGTCCAAAAGGGCTGCCCGCAGCTGCTTGAGCTGCTCTCGATAGCGCGGTGCACTGGCCACCACGATGCCCCGCTCAAAAGGTCCGTTAACATCCAGCACGCGTAGTGGGATAGAATCGTTGAGCACAAACCAATACTCAAACTGGATGTATTCCTCTCGTGGGCGGCGTTGGTAAAGCTCGGTCTCGGCTAGCGTGCGGGTTGGAGCTCCGAAATGCGCCTGCAGTCGGGCCCGAAGCTCAGGCGTAGGTAGCGTATCCAGTGGCGTCCAGCCTTGACTTCCCAAGTAAGCCCAGCCATCTTGGCCAAAGCGTCGTTGAAACCACGCCTGCTCGTAACGACGCACCACATGGTAGTGATGCAACGCAAAGGGTGTCCTTGACGCAGAGGCAGGGGGAGCTTTAGGTGCCAGCACTGGATAGCGGACGTGTAGCGCAAGAGGAAGCGGCTCAGGCGGACGCACTGGCAGCCGGAACCGATTACGTGCTGCTTCCTGCTGCAGCCAAGCAGCGTGATAAGACCACACCAACTGGCGATGAGCTTCAATGCGGCGCAATAGTTGCGTCAACTCGGCCTCCTGTGCCCAGGCCCACCGTAACCCTAGGCTAAGCGTCCATCCCAGGCCCCAG
Encoded here:
- a CDS encoding L,D-transpeptidase is translated as MRPVILLGILLIGSITLPLQAQDYISQTALEDILNNQNDDLDAIPEVHYRYYVLHHSSGNNVLARNTLYKELGDGDLELGQKRARLVELLNRVLIRNLNIGDTLVIPSRFDLDFRAYSPFPRYYPGGRDFDKLFIMDKTVQAFAAYEYGKLVRWGVINTGSPENPTPNGRFNFNWKEEYRISSLSPPGEPWEMYWVFNFHDARGIHVHQYPMPTGGPTSRGCVRLIDADAKWVFFWADPWKTTAGGTGVGSRNGRILKQGTTVLVIGEDPVGRPRPFLFKKQYPVLKLVELPAHPYDVPPGTPQQEYFDRLRAAAAQVSPSSSRR
- the lepB gene encoding signal peptidase I — protein: MAQEVFVARERETVAEGARWRRRGRDWLVALLLATGLALLIRLLALEAYRIPSASMEQTLQAGDFVLVSKLHYGARLPLSLGLPFSAWYIPGIRLPYFRLPGFTHIQRGDVIVFNYPVETGPVDRKTHYIKRVVGLPGDTLWIHDKIVYVNRIPIAAPEQAQQRWLLQLRTGTELSLDSLEAAGARNISRSAFHAGLFFFDATMAAARTIAQRPEVEMLRPYTTAALLSGEAAQLARQQEDFGPYYIPGRGDTLWLSPRTWPFYRELLTRFENHQVYPLPNGLFMIDGQPGRFCIIQQDYYFVLGDNRDNSLDSRAWGLVPADHVVGKALLVYFSWDAEQHRPRWERLFLPVR
- a CDS encoding exodeoxyribonuclease VII small subunit encodes the protein MAEATNLSFEAALERLEEIVRLLENGQLALEDSISAYEEGMRLARYCLTQLRAAELRIQELSVDGKDVLE
- the lepB gene encoding signal peptidase I, with translation MRNLTLASTQPESATRRAKRQQRRSDVPLGPSTDGQSRPPKSKLREWLEALGFTLVVMLVVRTFFFDLFRIPTPSMEKTLLVGDYLFVSKLHYGVRTPISLGIPFTKIYVKGLTLPHTRLPGFTSIQRGDVVVFNYPPEDLPIDRKTHYIKRVIGLPGDTLWIQNKMVYVNGEPQPLRPTMQQLWRVIKTDPRVVLPEVRLRELGIEEIQPTPDPRQVLLVATSAAAAAMASWPYVERIEPFVLPSGPQYSELMYPPGKGYSPDQYGPIIIPARGQTIALTEANWPIVEPVIRRYEGHTTGREPDGTFLIDGQPATTYTFTQDYYFVMGDNRDNSEDSRFWGFVPMDHIVGKALFVYFSWDGEHHLPRFERLFTRIH
- a CDS encoding SDR family NAD(P)-dependent oxidoreductase, translated to MDLKLQGKVAIVTGASRGIGQGIARSLAAEGCRLVLCARGAEALQATTQALQDQGAEVEALVLDVTHPEAGDQLVAAALARFGRVDILVGNAGGNRRGLFEETTETDWSDLIELNLRAHLRCARAVIPVMKRQGGGAIVFIASIFGREAGGAGLSIYNATKSALISAAKILALELAPYNIRVNTVAPGSIRFPGGSWDRRMQEDPEGMRHFIAQHLPMGRFGTVEEVADVVTFLVSERASLITGACLNVDGGQSRSLI